From a single Sulfitobacter sp. DSM 110093 genomic region:
- a CDS encoding polysaccharide biosynthesis/export family protein, with amino-acid sequence MLKRLMAIATVTLLTGCGVAYVSPKVSDAGSKVRIVPLTSETVLAANRSQYIPKELPAVFFQNAGGAGGMRGAGATPDPVSDLQNRPAELALRVPDTPPRTTYDIGIGDVLLLATQSGANTVEELSGLLAAQNRRQGYTVQDDGAIAIPDVGRVKVAGLTLEEAEGALFQRLLEAQIDPSFSLEIAEFNSKRISIGGAVGNPTIIPITLTPLTLDQAVATAGGIQTPDLDYASIRLYRDGDLYQIPLTEYLRRADLQKTRLIAGDSVFVDTEYQLDRAQAYFAEQITISQFRQQARAQALAELTAVVDLRRESLNESRANFEAQIDNDAVDRDHAYLAGEVRSPGRFTLPFGRTATLADALYSEGGFDTKTADPSQIYVLRGSNNPSEAGAVTAWNLDAKNATDLILATRMELRPNDVIFIAEQPVTRWNRVITQITPSLITSVASSVQ; translated from the coding sequence ATGCTCAAACGTCTTATGGCCATCGCCACAGTGACACTTCTTACCGGTTGCGGCGTGGCATACGTTTCTCCAAAAGTATCCGATGCAGGAAGTAAGGTCCGGATTGTCCCCTTAACATCTGAAACCGTTCTGGCCGCAAACCGATCGCAATATATACCCAAAGAGCTTCCAGCTGTGTTTTTCCAAAACGCTGGCGGTGCGGGCGGAATGCGGGGCGCAGGTGCGACGCCTGACCCCGTATCAGACCTTCAAAATCGCCCCGCTGAGCTTGCGCTGCGCGTTCCCGACACGCCACCGCGGACAACTTACGATATTGGGATCGGAGATGTGCTTCTCCTGGCAACCCAAAGCGGAGCCAACACCGTTGAAGAACTCAGTGGCTTGCTCGCCGCCCAAAACCGACGTCAAGGTTACACCGTGCAAGATGATGGCGCCATCGCCATTCCTGATGTTGGTCGTGTCAAAGTGGCCGGCCTAACTCTGGAAGAAGCTGAAGGCGCGTTGTTCCAGAGGCTTTTAGAAGCCCAAATCGACCCGTCATTCAGCTTAGAAATTGCTGAGTTTAACTCAAAGAGGATCTCGATCGGCGGCGCGGTGGGCAATCCAACGATTATCCCAATCACCCTGACGCCCCTGACATTAGATCAAGCCGTTGCGACAGCCGGCGGCATCCAAACACCCGATTTGGATTACGCATCTATCCGCCTTTATCGCGATGGCGATCTTTATCAAATACCTCTTACTGAATACCTCCGCCGGGCCGATCTTCAAAAAACCCGACTGATCGCAGGAGACAGCGTCTTTGTAGATACTGAGTATCAATTGGACCGGGCGCAGGCCTATTTCGCGGAACAGATTACAATTAGCCAATTTCGTCAGCAAGCACGTGCCCAGGCCTTAGCAGAATTAACCGCTGTCGTGGACCTGAGACGCGAGAGCCTCAATGAGAGCAGAGCAAACTTTGAAGCTCAAATCGACAATGACGCGGTTGACCGCGACCATGCCTATCTCGCCGGTGAGGTGAGATCACCAGGGCGTTTCACGCTTCCCTTTGGGCGCACTGCTACATTGGCAGACGCGCTTTATTCTGAAGGTGGTTTCGATACAAAAACCGCAGACCCATCGCAGATTTATGTCTTGCGGGGCTCAAATAACCCGAGTGAAGCTGGTGCGGTTACGGCATGGAACCTTGATGCTAAGAACGCAACTGATCTTATCCTCGCTACGCGCATGGAACTGCGTCCAAACGACGTCATATTCATCGCAGAGCAGCCGGTTACCCGCTGGAATCGAGTCATCACTCAGATCACGCCATCGCTGATCACAAGCGTTGCCAGCTCCGTCCAGTAA
- a CDS encoding transcription termination/antitermination NusG family protein, whose product MSKATSNAWFVAQLRPHGLAQARKHLNRQGFQTFSPACLTNHERQGKLIQERKPLFPGYLFINFDPSLGGWTAINSTRGISRLITTDPRHPPRPLPEKLMVGLKARCDSSELILPADDLAIGDRIRILSGPFADLITKIDSLPDTTRIGVLIELMGRKVRITLPRSQITTVPS is encoded by the coding sequence ATGTCAAAAGCCACTTCAAATGCCTGGTTTGTGGCGCAACTGCGCCCGCATGGTCTGGCGCAGGCCCGAAAACACCTGAACCGACAGGGATTTCAGACCTTCTCTCCGGCTTGCCTTACCAACCACGAGCGGCAAGGCAAGCTCATTCAAGAACGCAAACCGCTGTTTCCTGGGTATCTCTTCATCAACTTTGACCCGAGCCTTGGTGGGTGGACAGCTATCAACAGTACGCGGGGAATTTCTCGTCTCATTACAACCGATCCGCGTCATCCGCCCCGCCCGCTCCCGGAAAAACTGATGGTTGGGCTAAAAGCGCGGTGCGACTCTAGCGAACTTATACTCCCTGCCGACGACCTAGCGATAGGCGATCGCATTCGCATCCTGTCTGGACCGTTCGCAGATTTGATTACAAAGATCGACTCTCTTCCGGATACGACAAGGATTGGGGTGCTTATCGAACTTATGGGCAGGAAAGTGCGCATCACCCTGCCCCGCTCGCAGATCACGACTGTTCCGAGTTAA
- a CDS encoding transposase, which translates to MSKRKQHHPEFKAKVALEALKGEETVSELASRFGVHPTMIHQWKRALLEGASGVFERGSRKAPEVDEEQVKDLHAKIGELAVANDFLARKLKPWTDK; encoded by the coding sequence ATGTCGAAACGGAAGCAACATCACCCAGAATTCAAAGCCAAGGTGGCGTTGGAAGCGCTGAAAGGCGAAGAGACTGTCAGCGAGCTGGCCAGTCGGTTTGGAGTTCACCCGACGATGATCCATCAATGGAAACGTGCATTGCTTGAGGGCGCATCTGGTGTGTTCGAGCGAGGTAGCCGGAAGGCACCGGAAGTCGATGAAGAGCAGGTCAAAGACCTGCATGCCAAGATTGGGGAGTTGGCCGTCGCCAACGATTTTTTGGCCAGAAAGCTCAAACCCTGGACCGACAAGTGA